The DNA window tattaagaatatataactaAGGATATTTCACATATTGGTTCATACTAATAATTTACTTAATGAGAAATAGATATTcgttataatttgttttattcagTCATCagctttattattttatatttttcattatttcttaagattttatatattgctACTATAATTATGACAgataatataacaataactatgctatataatattatacacaTTTCGGAGGCTTTTAATGCCTTATTAagtttatcataaaaaactGATAGTAATTCTATGAGTTTTTCTCCTACTCCTTCCAACACACTATAATGATGCAATGCGGGGTATCCAAATCCTagcaagaaaaaaagaaataatatagcAACTCCGAAACTATAacttctaaattttattttctttaaacttatatttctaatcctcctttttctttcaataatattatcgtaatcttttttttttattaactttttttcaaaatggaaatgttttccatcaaacattccattattataatcaaCAACTTCTGTATAGTATTGTGCCTTATTTAACAAACTTCTATTTGATTgtttgctttttattttggtcccctttttattactatatatatcatttttttcattcactCCATTATTCggaaaattttcttttaaacattcattatttgaataatcttgcttatattttactaGTGATCGGTAATTTCTTGTAGCTAATTTTCTATCAAGATAGAAATTTTTATCCAAGGTCTTACTAAATGTACTCTAAAggagaaaaattattatttattattcagaataataaatagtatAATGCTAAAATAAcagtattattaaaaaataacaggaactataaatgtaatttaaacaaatgacattaaattaaataacagTACCAGATTATTGCCAAAATGACATATCCAAGTTAGAAAGAGAAACatagaaattttaataataatatgtaattttattttttgtttcatcatttaaactttttaaattatgtaatcAAGTtgctaaaattaaaatgatatGCTTATGAAGATAAATGATGTTACATTTAGttaaagttatatttttgttattactCAGTAAATACATagtaaaatgtataaaactatttttattttatcagatataaaatgtaaaattactttcattaaaataaaataattttaattgtttcattattatgtaaaaattataatttccttatttaaactaagttattaattaaatgattattttattaataattttcaaaataaactaagaaataaatatgttattttttattatatataaatgttaagTTTATCTACAATACAGTTTgtagagaatatatatattatatatacttctatacattaatataattattacaaatgttatgattattatcatattaataattgtaattttGTAAACATTTTACTTTGTTAAAACgtgtaatttaataaaaaatattaattattataatataataattatagtaataaaaaaatacgttatgttaattataacaaatatattatttcgtctgtaagtacatataatattttaatgagtataatttttaaaaaaaaggcaaattTACACggaaatacaaaatatataaagaaatacgCATTATAAAAGCAAATAAAGATTTACGTTTTATTCTAGTATCATAATTTTGgaaacttatatattttaattaagttAAATTCATTCTATTATTtcagaataaaaaatcaatGGATTTATCTACTTGATTActtaactttatttttaattaattatatgtatttaaaaaaaatattaatatattaataaaacagaCGAAgagattaaaaataataattttgtagaaatattatgtaaaatatcactaatttaaaaatatatcaaattacataaattcaCAATTAATAAGCAGCAcacaatatatacatagaatATTACAAAGAAtgacaatataatatactagAGTAGGTGatttaacaatttttctatttataatactagaaacaatatattattttttatttattatcctAAAAATACTGCAGTTGGAGTAAGTTTCATggatgaaatataataaatcgacataattatattaataatatattataaagaatacttttaataacaaatatatattatacaccaatatttctatttttgaatttcatatctgataaaatgaaaattataaaaataatatatgcatacaattattttaatcGTCTTGGATATAacattgtattattattcttaaataGTTATAATGTCTACAGAAATAgctaaaataataaaaaactattGCTAACtttaatatactttattaAATTACAGACCAAAAAACTAtacttacaaaaaataacattatttcatttgcattgttataatatatataaaacatcaGTGACAGTATATATGAAGGTACTTATAAAGTATTTTTGGCGTTTTCTCATAATTTGGTTGCcttacatttatacatacagcTAATATTTCtctatgaaatatattttaaaagaatttaagtattcataataatatacatataacttataaaataaattatgtaatataagggtattttatattagaaTGTTACGAAAAATTTACTTATGaatcttttatatttgaacaacattcattttcattaaacatatatttaatcttttattctaaaaagtatatttgcATTCGCTaaattacttattttttttagatttaaaaatcatatacaaatatattcacTTTCTTTTTGAACATCTAATTGTCtccttaaatatatattcaacaagtgaattatgttattatatatatcaatgaattttacatattttttatattatattttttatttacaataaaaaatattattaatatttattacattctcataaaattacttaaatgtaaagtaatattaaatttcaaaatattactttataCTTAAGTTAtctat is part of the Plasmodium malariae genome assembly, chromosome: 14 genome and encodes:
- the PmUG01_14013400 gene encoding fam-m protein; amino-acid sequence: MKQKIKLHIIIKISMFLFLTWICHFGNNLSTFSKTLDKNFYLDRKLATRNYRSLVKYKQDYSNNECLKENFPNNGVNEKNDIYSNKKGTKIKSKQSNRSLLNKAQYYTEVVDYNNGMFDGKHFHFEKKLIKKKDYDNIIERKRRIRNISLKKIKFRSYSFGVAILFLFFLLGFGYPALHHYSVLEGVGEKLIELLSVFYDKLNKALKASEMCIILYSIVIVILSVIIIVAIYKILRNNEKYKIIKLMTE